In the genome of Falsirhodobacter halotolerans, one region contains:
- a CDS encoding DUF6950 family protein: MIDLHRYLAEAAARPFAYGQHDCATFAARWVELRTGHDVSDGLIGRYTTLRGGLRIMKRRGLTDHVAFFAAVLPVRTGLPRTGDLVAVDGSDGPAMGIWGGEAAHHLSEAGLAALPLSRVTHIIEV; the protein is encoded by the coding sequence ATGATCGACCTGCACCGCTATCTGGCGGAGGCAGCGGCACGTCCGTTTGCCTATGGCCAGCATGACTGCGCCACCTTTGCGGCCCGGTGGGTCGAATTGCGCACGGGGCATGATGTCTCGGACGGGCTGATCGGGCGCTACACCACGCTGCGCGGGGGGCTGCGCATCATGAAGCGCCGGGGCCTGACCGATCACGTGGCCTTCTTCGCAGCGGTTCTGCCCGTCCGCACCGGCTTGCCCCGGACGGGCGATCTGGTGGCGGTGGACGGCAGCGATGGCCCCGCGATGGGCATCTGGGGCGGCGAGGCCGCGCATCATCTGAGCGAGGCGGGACTTGCGGCGCTGCCGCTCTCGCGCGTGACCCACATCATCGAGGTATGA
- a CDS encoding DNA adenine methylase — MMQVRPAAPVAPWLGGKKALHPKIIAKIDAIPHKTYAEPFVGMGGVFLRRRFKPRLEVANDLNGEIVNLFRILQRHYPQLMDVMRFQIASRREFDRLRITDPRTLTDLERAARFLYLQRLGFGGKLNGVFGVAADQGPRFSLARLEPILDAAHERLEGVVFESLDWSELIRRYDGPDTLFYLDPPYFGGEDDYGKDMFGRDQFAKMAEQLAGIRGKFVLSINDTPEIRGLFGAFEADEVRLKYTVGSAGATDAAELIISNVGVVERLI, encoded by the coding sequence ATGATGCAAGTAAGACCTGCGGCGCCTGTTGCGCCGTGGCTGGGAGGCAAGAAAGCCCTCCACCCCAAGATCATCGCCAAGATCGATGCGATCCCCCATAAGACCTATGCCGAACCCTTCGTGGGCATGGGCGGGGTGTTCCTCCGCCGCCGATTCAAACCCCGGCTTGAGGTCGCCAACGATCTGAACGGCGAGATCGTGAACCTGTTTCGGATCCTGCAGCGCCACTATCCCCAGCTGATGGACGTGATGCGGTTTCAGATCGCCTCGCGCCGGGAGTTCGACCGGCTGCGGATTACCGACCCGCGCACCCTGACCGATCTGGAGCGGGCGGCGCGGTTTCTTTATCTCCAGCGGCTTGGCTTCGGCGGCAAGCTGAACGGCGTGTTCGGTGTTGCCGCCGACCAAGGACCGCGCTTCAGCCTCGCACGGCTGGAGCCGATACTGGACGCCGCGCATGAGCGGCTGGAAGGGGTGGTGTTCGAATCGCTGGACTGGTCCGAACTGATCCGGCGCTATGACGGGCCGGACACGCTATTCTACCTCGACCCGCCCTATTTCGGGGGCGAAGATGATTATGGGAAGGACATGTTCGGTCGCGACCAGTTCGCAAAGATGGCAGAGCAACTGGCGGGCATCCGGGGTAAGTTCGTGCTGTCGATCAACGATACGCCGGAGATCCGCGGTCTTTTCGGGGCATTCGAGGCGGATGAGGTCCGGCTGAAGTATACCGTAGGGAGTGCGGGCGCGACGGATGCGGCAGAGCTGATCATCTCGAATGTCGGCGTGGTGGAACGGCTGATTTAA
- a CDS encoding phage tail protein, whose product MSKVAKVVGAIGLGVGLAWATGGLSAAWMAGAKATLTGTIGGQLLTSVAATALSAALAGKPSSGQSAGIRAQDAGRGDINPDSFVLGRYAVKGSHVCPPYSHSIAGYKTPNPIMNQVIHLGGRPGQKLVGMMIDGKAVEITDQVHPDYGREISIDGRTGYARVRFHDGTQTAADPMLVSRYHPPHARPWTTDMVGTGICYAVMTYGWWPEGFQGFPQATFILDGAGLYDPRRDSSVGGNGPQRWLQPATWEGSENTAVQIYNLLRGITLPGGVVYGGRARDDQLPLTNWMAAMDACDRVVTNADGTTEPAWRTSYEVMLSDEPAGVIEELAKAASVQLTESGGTWRIRVGGPGVPVAHMTDGDIVTTANQMFDMFPTLENTFNGVSASFPDPASGWEAVEAPLYIRSDYVAADRGKELFADLTLAAAPYAMQVQRLARAYVEEERRFRRHVLVLPPDYGALEPLDAITWTSERNGYIAKVFEVSATTTNPVTQLVSVTLRERDPEDYDWKPGFELPYTPTPIVWGDVPQIEMVGFRATGVILGDAKGQPRRPALRLEWNTDEIEALSAVLWEVRRQGSVEVLRGTVADAMAGSVTISDGLVPGETYEARIRPDLRGYDPQWADPVLVKAPDVKLQPDDIGQQVWDNFTDIATKVGIETVTAFPAKPTPDKIVLKMPEAVLYRWDGKAWVTTIFAGVPDGAIDATKIAQGLALIQNVEGDTLPTIRTATTITFKGQLYSWDGTRYSADVPAVNVTGQLTNDQIAAVAAAKLTGQIGSVQIADRAVSTGKIADAAIEAGKLAKGAVTNDKIADAALSLSKFADGLRPIERVTSLPGAPHVLGRVVSLTTEGGKLYRNTGSGWTASVPAADVSGQLGNDQIAAIAAAKLTGQITGTQITDRAITTGKMAAGSVSTAILAAGSVVADTLAAFAVTAGKLAAASVTALALAANAVTAGAIAANAIEAGHIRAGAIGADAIAAKAINATKLAIANLENLFDGADALATSPFVPRAGANGGQGAWSDAAGQTGYRGQSALMVSGSWSGVAYEMPSFPVTPGAEYLVRFYAASDSSWDGESGNSKLRLGDQNGSFLASLSYAANDVTHFTSSTWTERSMVFRVPDGVNALNIHLGNSGSSGTVYLAGFEMRLRNGGELIVDGAITAAKLMANAVTAAAIAAGTITAAEIASGAITTAKLDALAVTTAKITASAITGDKIAANAITAREIQSASISTALLAAGAVVADKIATDAVTTRALAAGSVSANALAANSVTAGAIAANAITAAKIAAGAVGAEQIAAKAIATSKLAVSNLENLFDGADALATSPFLPRSGANGGRGDWSSASGQTGYRGQAAIVVAGEWSGTAYEMPSFPVTPGAEYFIRFYGVRDSSWDGQSANSKLRIGDQSGGFLASISYAAGDLPHFTSSNWAERSAVFRVPDGVNALNITLGNDATAGRAYLAGFEMRLRNSGELIVDGAITARKLDVASVTADAIAAGAILASKLAAGSVTANATAARSITAQNGALDTLAVQTFNIGDNQVTVPVSQTLFSALTGGGNQWREANSVTFDVSSPAECAVSWTGQHYYQDGTGNPGFGIRILCDGDVRWERITGNQGDVGNRQDFMAVSASFSVGRGRHTIRVMWFGGQGAPVLNLGQRNLMAVASMK is encoded by the coding sequence ATGAGCAAGGTGGCCAAAGTTGTCGGAGCCATCGGTCTGGGCGTCGGTCTGGCTTGGGCCACGGGGGGATTGTCGGCGGCGTGGATGGCGGGGGCAAAGGCCACGCTGACGGGAACGATCGGCGGGCAGCTTCTGACCTCGGTCGCGGCCACGGCGCTGTCAGCCGCCCTCGCGGGCAAGCCGTCCTCGGGGCAGTCTGCGGGCATCCGGGCGCAGGATGCGGGGCGCGGGGACATCAATCCCGACAGCTTCGTGCTGGGGCGCTATGCCGTCAAAGGCTCGCATGTGTGCCCTCCCTATTCGCATTCGATCGCGGGCTACAAGACGCCCAATCCGATCATGAACCAAGTGATCCACCTCGGTGGGCGTCCGGGGCAGAAGCTGGTCGGCATGATGATCGACGGTAAGGCGGTCGAAATCACCGATCAGGTGCATCCCGACTACGGGCGCGAGATCAGCATCGATGGCCGGACGGGCTATGCGCGGGTGCGGTTCCATGACGGCACCCAGACCGCTGCCGATCCGATGCTGGTGTCCCGGTATCACCCGCCCCATGCGCGCCCGTGGACCACCGACATGGTCGGCACCGGCATCTGCTATGCCGTGATGACCTATGGTTGGTGGCCGGAGGGCTTCCAAGGCTTCCCGCAGGCCACCTTCATTCTGGACGGCGCGGGGCTTTACGATCCCCGCCGCGACAGCAGCGTGGGCGGCAACGGCCCGCAGCGCTGGTTGCAGCCCGCCACATGGGAGGGGTCCGAGAATACCGCCGTCCAGATCTACAACCTCTTGCGCGGGATCACCCTGCCGGGGGGCGTGGTCTATGGCGGGCGGGCGCGGGACGATCAGCTGCCCCTGACGAACTGGATGGCGGCGATGGACGCCTGCGACCGGGTCGTCACGAATGCCGATGGCACGACCGAACCAGCCTGGCGCACGTCCTATGAGGTGATGCTGTCGGACGAACCGGCGGGCGTGATCGAGGAACTGGCGAAGGCGGCGTCGGTCCAGCTGACCGAAAGCGGCGGGACGTGGCGGATCCGCGTCGGCGGGCCGGGTGTGCCGGTGGCGCATATGACCGATGGCGATATCGTCACGACCGCCAACCAGATGTTTGACATGTTCCCGACGCTGGAGAACACGTTCAATGGCGTCTCCGCCAGCTTTCCCGATCCCGCTTCGGGGTGGGAGGCGGTGGAAGCACCGCTCTACATCCGCTCGGACTATGTGGCCGCCGATCGCGGTAAGGAGTTGTTCGCCGATCTCACCTTGGCCGCCGCACCCTACGCGATGCAGGTGCAGCGCCTGGCGCGGGCCTATGTCGAGGAGGAACGCCGCTTCCGCCGTCATGTCCTCGTCCTGCCGCCGGACTATGGCGCGCTGGAGCCGCTGGACGCGATCACCTGGACCAGCGAGCGCAACGGCTACATCGCCAAGGTGTTCGAGGTCTCGGCCACCACGACCAACCCGGTCACGCAGCTGGTCAGCGTCACGCTGCGCGAGCGCGACCCCGAGGATTACGACTGGAAGCCGGGGTTCGAACTACCCTACACCCCCACGCCCATCGTCTGGGGGGACGTGCCGCAGATCGAGATGGTGGGCTTTCGGGCCACCGGGGTGATCCTTGGCGACGCCAAGGGCCAGCCCCGCCGCCCCGCGCTTCGCCTGGAGTGGAACACCGACGAGATCGAGGCGCTGTCGGCGGTCCTGTGGGAGGTGCGGCGTCAGGGCAGCGTCGAGGTGCTGCGCGGCACCGTGGCCGACGCCATGGCGGGATCGGTGACAATCTCTGACGGCCTTGTGCCGGGGGAGACCTATGAGGCGCGCATCCGGCCTGACCTGCGCGGGTATGATCCGCAATGGGCCGACCCGGTGCTGGTGAAAGCCCCGGACGTCAAGCTGCAGCCCGACGATATCGGCCAGCAGGTCTGGGACAACTTCACCGACATCGCCACGAAGGTGGGCATCGAGACGGTCACCGCATTCCCGGCCAAGCCGACGCCCGACAAGATCGTCCTGAAGATGCCCGAGGCGGTGCTCTATCGCTGGGACGGCAAGGCGTGGGTCACCACGATCTTCGCCGGGGTGCCGGATGGGGCGATCGACGCCACCAAGATTGCCCAGGGGCTGGCGCTGATCCAGAACGTGGAGGGCGACACTCTTCCGACGATCCGCACCGCCACCACGATCACCTTCAAGGGGCAGCTCTACTCATGGGACGGCACCCGCTACAGCGCCGATGTCCCTGCAGTGAACGTCACCGGTCAGCTAACCAACGACCAGATCGCGGCCGTCGCGGCGGCGAAGCTGACCGGCCAGATCGGATCGGTGCAGATTGCCGACCGGGCGGTGTCCACGGGCAAGATCGCGGATGCGGCGATCGAGGCGGGGAAACTCGCGAAGGGCGCGGTCACCAACGACAAGATCGCGGACGCCGCCCTGTCGCTGTCGAAGTTCGCGGACGGGCTGCGTCCGATCGAGCGGGTCACCTCCCTGCCGGGGGCGCCGCACGTCCTCGGGCGGGTGGTGTCGCTGACCACGGAGGGCGGCAAGCTCTACCGCAACACCGGCAGCGGCTGGACGGCCAGCGTTCCGGCGGCGGATGTGTCGGGGCAGTTGGGCAACGATCAGATCGCGGCCATCGCGGCGGCAAAGCTGACCGGGCAGATCACCGGCACCCAGATCACCGACCGGGCGATCACCACGGGGAAGATGGCGGCGGGATCGGTCAGCACGGCCATCCTCGCCGCCGGATCGGTGGTGGCCGACACGCTGGCGGCGTTTGCGGTCACGGCAGGCAAGCTCGCGGCGGCAAGCGTCACGGCCTTGGCCTTGGCGGCGAACGCGGTCACGGCGGGGGCGATTGCCGCCAATGCGATCGAGGCGGGGCATATCCGCGCCGGGGCGATTGGGGCGGATGCCATAGCGGCCAAAGCGATCAATGCGACGAAGCTGGCGATCGCGAACCTTGAGAACCTGTTCGACGGGGCGGATGCCTTGGCGACCAGCCCCTTCGTGCCCCGCGCGGGCGCGAATGGGGGTCAGGGCGCGTGGTCGGACGCCGCCGGACAGACCGGCTATCGGGGCCAATCGGCGCTGATGGTCTCGGGATCGTGGTCCGGGGTGGCCTATGAGATGCCCTCGTTCCCGGTCACGCCGGGGGCGGAGTATCTCGTCCGGTTCTACGCCGCCTCGGATTCGTCCTGGGACGGGGAATCGGGCAACTCGAAATTGCGGCTCGGGGATCAGAACGGCAGCTTTCTTGCCTCGCTATCCTACGCCGCGAACGATGTGACGCACTTCACTTCCTCCACATGGACGGAGCGGAGCATGGTGTTCCGCGTCCCGGACGGGGTGAATGCGCTCAACATCCACCTCGGCAACAGCGGCAGCTCGGGCACGGTTTATCTGGCCGGGTTCGAGATGCGGCTGCGCAACGGGGGCGAACTGATCGTGGACGGCGCGATCACCGCGGCGAAGCTCATGGCCAATGCCGTCACGGCAGCGGCCATCGCGGCGGGGACGATCACTGCGGCCGAGATCGCCAGCGGGGCCATCACCACGGCCAAGCTAGACGCTCTGGCGGTCACCACGGCCAAGATCACGGCCTCGGCCATCACCGGGGACAAGATCGCGGCCAATGCCATCACGGCGCGCGAGATCCAGTCGGCCTCGATCAGCACGGCGCTTCTGGCGGCGGGCGCGGTGGTGGCCGACAAGATCGCCACCGACGCGGTGACCACACGGGCATTGGCGGCGGGCAGCGTGAGCGCGAATGCCCTTGCGGCAAACTCGGTCACGGCGGGGGCCATCGCCGCCAACGCGATCACGGCGGCCAAGATCGCCGCAGGGGCCGTGGGGGCGGAACAGATCGCCGCCAAGGCCATCGCCACGTCGAAGCTGGCTGTCTCCAATCTGGAGAACCTGTTCGACGGGGCGGACGCGCTGGCCACCAGCCCCTTCCTTCCGAGATCGGGGGCGAATGGCGGGCGTGGTGATTGGTCCAGCGCGTCGGGCCAGACCGGCTATCGCGGCCAAGCGGCGATCGTCGTTGCCGGAGAATGGTCGGGCACAGCCTATGAGATGCCCTCGTTCCCGGTCACGCCGGGGGCGGAGTATTTCATCCGGTTCTACGGGGTGCGCGATTCCTCGTGGGATGGGCAATCGGCCAACTCCAAGCTTCGCATCGGGGATCAGAGCGGGGGGTTCCTCGCGTCCATCTCCTACGCCGCCGGGGATCTGCCGCACTTCACCTCGTCCAATTGGGCGGAGCGGAGCGCGGTGTTCCGGGTGCCGGACGGGGTGAACGCCCTGAACATCACCCTTGGCAACGACGCCACGGCGGGGCGGGCCTATTTGGCGGGCTTCGAAATGCGTCTGCGCAACAGCGGCGAGTTGATTGTGGATGGGGCGATCACGGCCCGCAAGCTCGATGTCGCCTCCGTGACGGCGGATGCTATCGCGGCGGGGGCAATCCTTGCCTCCAAACTGGCGGCGGGGTCGGTGACAGCCAACGCAACGGCGGCTCGATCAATCACCGCACAAAATGGTGCGCTTGATACACTGGCTGTTCAGACGTTCAACATTGGGGACAATCAAGTCACCGTGCCGGTGTCGCAAACGTTGTTTTCCGCTCTGACGGGCGGGGGCAATCAATGGCGGGAGGCGAACTCGGTCACGTTTGACGTGTCGTCCCCGGCAGAGTGCGCGGTCTCCTGGACGGGGCAGCACTACTATCAGGACGGCACCGGAAACCCCGGCTTCGGGATCCGCATCCTCTGCGATGGGGATGTCCGGTGGGAGCGGATTACCGGCAATCAGGGCGATGTCGGCAACCGTCAGGACTTCATGGCGGTCTCGGCCAGCTTTTCGGTCGGACGGGGGCGTCACACGATCCGGGTGATGTGGTTCGGGGGGCAAGGCGCTCCCGTGCTGAACCTTGGGCAACGCAACCTCATGGCAGTGGCATCTATGAAATGA
- a CDS encoding Hint domain-containing protein, whose translation MATFDFVYLGNRGADNAALIGEYGSADAPLLETNISPTTFGGPDTSNLSSGDALSYVVDGANVSSTVASVRRYNSELTLTDGSVQTVNLFLVQTAAGDVLMVPGSLTAPFFADGAGLVSVEVLSFSTNAGGVTNITPTQWACFVKGTHIETDKGKVPVEQLSVGDLVMTADHGLQPIRWIGSKKLDGIDLSESTNLYPIRIRRGALGDGLPTSDLLVSQQHRILVRSKIAMRLFGSSEALVAAKHLTLLEGIEIFDTTKEVEYFHILFDGHQVIFAEDTATESLYVGPMARQGVGPEALEEIYSLFPELRNYRDGILPQPARPFIPRKVAMQIVHKHIEKERSMQPAA comes from the coding sequence ATGGCAACTTTCGACTTTGTGTACCTTGGCAACAGAGGTGCGGACAACGCGGCCCTCATTGGAGAATACGGATCCGCCGATGCCCCACTTCTGGAGACCAACATTTCCCCTACAACGTTCGGCGGCCCAGACACCAGCAACCTCAGTTCAGGTGACGCGCTGTCTTATGTGGTGGACGGTGCAAACGTTTCATCCACAGTCGCGTCGGTTCGGCGATATAATTCAGAACTCACTCTGACGGATGGCAGTGTCCAGACAGTGAACCTCTTCCTGGTGCAGACCGCGGCGGGGGATGTACTGATGGTACCCGGCAGCCTGACTGCTCCGTTCTTTGCCGATGGAGCAGGCCTCGTTTCGGTGGAAGTTCTTTCCTTTTCAACGAACGCCGGGGGTGTAACAAATATTACGCCTACCCAATGGGCCTGCTTCGTCAAGGGAACACACATCGAGACGGACAAGGGCAAGGTGCCGGTCGAACAACTCAGCGTTGGTGATCTGGTCATGACGGCCGATCATGGCCTGCAACCCATCAGATGGATCGGTTCCAAAAAACTGGACGGTATTGATCTCAGCGAAAGCACAAACCTTTACCCGATCCGGATCCGTCGCGGGGCGCTCGGGGATGGCCTTCCGACCTCCGACCTGCTCGTGTCTCAGCAGCACCGAATTCTCGTACGCTCGAAGATTGCGATGCGCCTCTTCGGGTCCTCCGAAGCACTCGTCGCGGCAAAGCACCTGACGCTGCTTGAAGGCATCGAGATTTTCGACACGACGAAGGAAGTCGAGTACTTCCATATCCTGTTCGATGGCCATCAGGTGATCTTCGCGGAGGATACCGCCACGGAATCGCTGTATGTCGGGCCGATGGCACGGCAGGGTGTTGGGCCTGAAGCTCTGGAAGAAATTTACTCCCTTTTCCCTGAACTCCGCAACTACCGCGATGGCATACTGCCGCAGCCGGCAAGGCCGTTTATCCCCAGAAAAGTCGCTATGCAGATCGTGCACAAACACATCGAAAAGGAACGGTCCATGCAACCCGCAGCGTGA
- a CDS encoding type II toxin-antitoxin system HicB family antitoxin, translating to MTNLVKAILHKDNTSAFGLTFPDLPGCFAASDTSDGIPTAAKEALDLWHEQTRDLSR from the coding sequence ATGACCAATCTCGTCAAAGCCATTCTGCACAAGGACAACACGAGTGCGTTCGGTTTAACCTTTCCAGATTTGCCAGGATGCTTCGCAGCGTCCGACACATCGGACGGTATCCCCACTGCTGCCAAGGAAGCCTTGGATCTGTGGCATGAGCAAACCCGGGACCTTTCCCGCTAG
- a CDS encoding peptidoglycan recognition protein family protein: MKRVHWHWTAGAPGMIQIEADSYHEIIQPDGTVQRGQFPVEANIPPLRPGQYAAHTLNANSHAIGIACDAMAGAQERPLDWGSNPLTEAQVEAMLDRTAYYCRRYGIPVSRQTTLSHAEVQANLGIAQRNKWDFMVLPGMTRVDDPVVVGDELRRRLTLKLKALDAPPVLTAPPPFAGLVIAVTAALRRIFGKG; this comes from the coding sequence ATGAAACGTGTCCATTGGCATTGGACGGCGGGTGCCCCCGGCATGATCCAGATCGAGGCCGACAGCTATCACGAGATCATCCAGCCGGACGGCACCGTGCAGCGGGGGCAGTTCCCGGTGGAGGCGAACATCCCGCCCCTGCGCCCCGGCCAGTATGCCGCCCATACCCTGAACGCCAACAGCCATGCGATCGGCATCGCCTGCGATGCCATGGCCGGGGCGCAGGAACGGCCCTTGGATTGGGGCAGCAATCCCCTAACCGAGGCGCAGGTCGAGGCGATGCTCGATCGCACGGCCTACTACTGCCGCCGCTACGGCATCCCTGTCTCGCGGCAAACCACGCTGAGCCATGCGGAGGTGCAGGCCAACCTCGGCATCGCGCAGCGCAACAAGTGGGACTTCATGGTCCTGCCGGGGATGACCCGCGTCGATGATCCGGTGGTGGTGGGGGATGAGCTGCGCCGCCGCCTGACGCTGAAACTGAAAGCTCTGGACGCCCCGCCGGTGCTGACGGCCCCTCCCCCCTTCGCGGGCCTCGTCATCGCCGTCACCGCCGCGCTGCGGCGCATCTTCGGAAAGGGCTGA
- a CDS encoding helix-turn-helix domain-containing protein: MTSEEFKEARRKLGLTQSELGALLDTAPQTIRKWEMADTRSTARSVNPVAARAMEWFLSGFRPDGWPEPKP; the protein is encoded by the coding sequence ATGACCTCCGAAGAATTCAAGGAGGCCCGGCGCAAGCTGGGCCTTACCCAATCCGAACTTGGCGCGCTGCTGGACACGGCCCCGCAGACGATTCGGAAATGGGAAATGGCCGACACACGCTCGACCGCGCGCAGTGTGAACCCCGTCGCGGCTCGCGCGATGGAGTGGTTCCTGTCCGGCTTTCGCCCTGACGGGTGGCCGGAGCCCAAACCATGA
- a CDS encoding glycine-rich domain-containing protein, whose translation MFDESLGSWSTVEDGPIRYRVGVLPVSGTLRATRAGRAEVILVGAGGTGSSAPEGGGGGAGYLLTRWLDIAPGDIAITVGSAPSAAAALGGTTSAFGLTAPGGGGGNSGNGGNGSGSSGTGGNVPITIGGIGNPGNNGGRNSRGGRGIRAGGGGGSTTAAGGDAAYSVPGAGAPGVVVNWTSARWVLAPGGNGSVENGTPLSRPEGFTNPGAGGGAGIDPYAAQSGVVLVRYVLRQTLTIGVATPAAQGAGAGHAVRTAGVTGAMPAPAAAALARAVRSVAVLVPMGAVSASTSALALRRAGLGLSAPTVGAAVVAGLALPYIIRGRVARAEHSRSRTRDPGRRFT comes from the coding sequence ATGTTTGACGAAAGCTTAGGCAGCTGGTCCACCGTTGAGGATGGGCCGATCCGGTATCGCGTGGGCGTCCTGCCCGTGTCGGGCACCCTGCGCGCCACGCGCGCGGGGCGGGCCGAGGTGATACTGGTCGGCGCGGGAGGCACGGGATCATCGGCCCCGGAAGGCGGCGGTGGCGGCGCAGGCTATCTCCTGACCCGGTGGCTCGACATCGCGCCGGGGGACATCGCGATCACCGTGGGATCCGCGCCCTCGGCTGCCGCCGCGCTTGGGGGGACCACCTCGGCCTTCGGCCTGACCGCCCCCGGCGGGGGTGGCGGCAATTCCGGCAATGGCGGTAACGGCAGCGGGTCCAGCGGCACTGGCGGCAACGTCCCGATCACCATCGGTGGTATCGGCAACCCCGGCAATAATGGCGGCCGCAATTCGCGTGGCGGGCGCGGAATACGGGCGGGCGGTGGTGGCGGGTCCACAACGGCAGCGGGCGGGGATGCGGCTTACAGTGTGCCCGGAGCGGGTGCGCCGGGGGTGGTGGTCAATTGGACCAGCGCGCGGTGGGTGCTGGCCCCCGGGGGCAATGGATCGGTGGAGAACGGAACGCCCCTGTCGCGCCCCGAGGGCTTCACCAATCCCGGCGCGGGCGGCGGGGCGGGTATCGATCCCTATGCCGCGCAATCGGGCGTGGTGCTGGTGCGCTATGTGCTGCGCCAGACGCTGACGATCGGCGTGGCCACTCCGGCGGCGCAGGGAGCGGGGGCTGGACATGCCGTGCGCACGGCGGGGGTGACGGGTGCAATGCCCGCACCTGCCGCCGCCGCACTGGCCCGCGCGGTGCGCAGCGTGGCGGTGCTGGTCCCCATGGGCGCGGTCAGCGCCTCTACCTCGGCCCTCGCCCTGCGGCGGGCCGGTCTGGGCCTCTCCGCCCCCACGGTGGGGGCGGCGGTCGTGGCGGGGCTTGCCCTTCCTTACATCATCCGGGGCCGCGTGGCCCGTGCCGAACACAGCCGTAGCCGGACCCGTGATCCGGGTCGGCGCTTCACATGA